The segment GGGAAAACAAGATTTTCGATCCGACTGTTGTTCGAATCGGGACCAACTCAACGATCTCCTGTTGCGATCGAACGCTCTGGTGCTGAACACCGTTGCTCTGTTCTGGTGACCCCGAGATGACCCTGACCGTGAATCGAAATACGCTGCCGGCTCGGCAGACCGAAGCCTGTGATGGTGTGGTCTGGTGTGGGAACGTCGACTACTGGTACCACAACCGGGGGCATTCGTCGGTCCGCATGGCGGTTCGCCTGGCCAGGCGGGGCGTGCCGACGCTCTGGATCAACAGCATCGGCATGCGGATGCCGGTTCCCGGCCGTACCGAGATTGCCTGGAGCCGATATACTCGCAAACTCGGCAGCATGCTCCGTGGTCTGCGTCGTGATCCGGAAACCGGGATGTGGGTCTATTCTCCCCTGTTTGTGCCGAAGTATTCGCCGAAGGGGATCGAGCTGAACGGGCGGTTGCTGGCCTGGCAAATTGCCGCTCTGCGCCGGTGGCTGGGCATGAAGCATGCCTCGGCGGTGGTGTCGATGCCCACAATGGGGCCGGCGGTCGAACGCCTGAACTGGACGCGCACGGTCTTCGAACGGTGCGACGACTTCGGATCGATGCCGGGGGCCGATCATGCCACCATCGCCCCGCTCGAACGCCGACTCGTCACTGGGTCCGATGTGGTCATCTACGTCAATGAAGGGCTGATGGAGGCCGAGCGCGGCCTGTCGGCCCACGCCGAGCTGATTGGCCACGGCGTCGATTTCGAACGCTTCGCCCAGGAACGCCCCGAGGGAAGGCCCCCCGAAGGCCCGCCTCCGGAACCGTTGCGGGGGCTTCCGAGGCCGATCATCGGCTTCTACGGCGGCATGGACGACTACCGGATGGATCGTGAACTTCTGGTGCGCATCGCCCGGCACGCGGCGGCTCGGGGGGGATCACTCGTCCTGATCGGCCCGGCGCAGATGGACCTCGGTTCGATTCTGGCCGAGCCGAACGTCCGCCACATCGGCCAGATGCCTCCCAACGACCTACCCGCCTTCGCCGCGCACTTCGATGTCGGCATCATTCCGTTTCTTCGGAACGAGTTCAACGAAAGCTGTAATCCGATCAAGATCAAGGAATATCTTGCGATCGGCTTCCCCGTTGTGGCGTCCGAGCTGCCCGCGTTCGATCCGTACGACGGCCTGATTGAGCAGGTCACCACGCACGACGAATTCCTGCAAGCCAT is part of the Tautonia marina genome and harbors:
- a CDS encoding glycosyltransferase, which codes for MTLTVNRNTLPARQTEACDGVVWCGNVDYWYHNRGHSSVRMAVRLARRGVPTLWINSIGMRMPVPGRTEIAWSRYTRKLGSMLRGLRRDPETGMWVYSPLFVPKYSPKGIELNGRLLAWQIAALRRWLGMKHASAVVSMPTMGPAVERLNWTRTVFERCDDFGSMPGADHATIAPLERRLVTGSDVVIYVNEGLMEAERGLSAHAELIGHGVDFERFAQERPEGRPPEGPPPEPLRGLPRPIIGFYGGMDDYRMDRELLVRIARHAAARGGSLVLIGPAQMDLGSILAEPNVRHIGQMPPNDLPAFAAHFDVGIIPFLRNEFNESCNPIKIKEYLAIGFPVVASELPAFDPYDGLIEQVTTHDEFLQAIDHALLDDTPERTRARRATVAEDSWDRVTDRIASLLGCPPSPEGADATATP